From a region of the Rhodovulum sp. P5 genome:
- a CDS encoding helix-turn-helix transcriptional regulator, whose protein sequence is MKDGPDIARIAALIGDPARANMLTALMSGKALTATELSQEAGITLQTASSHLAKLDEGGLLMPRKQGRHKYFSLANDEVAHVLEALMGLAAGSGHLRTRTGPRDEELRKARVCYNHLAGHMGIQMYDSFLRQGFLDMSADGLTLTKTGASFVRDFGIDLNALTAKKSPLCRECLDWSERRSHLAGSLGRALLTQMENLSWAKRIPENRIVRFTKAGQTEFDATFQL, encoded by the coding sequence ATGAAAGATGGCCCAGACATAGCCCGCATTGCCGCGCTGATCGGTGATCCCGCCCGTGCGAACATGCTGACAGCCTTAATGAGCGGAAAAGCCCTAACGGCGACCGAATTATCTCAGGAAGCAGGAATTACCCTGCAAACCGCCAGCTCGCATCTGGCGAAGCTGGACGAGGGCGGCCTGCTGATGCCACGCAAACAAGGACGTCACAAATACTTCTCACTGGCAAATGATGAGGTGGCCCATGTTCTCGAAGCCCTGATGGGGCTGGCTGCCGGATCAGGACATTTGCGAACCCGAACAGGGCCACGTGATGAGGAACTTCGGAAGGCGCGCGTGTGCTACAACCACCTCGCAGGCCATATGGGCATACAGATGTATGACAGCTTTCTGCGCCAGGGTTTCCTCGACATGAGCGCTGATGGCCTTACTTTGACGAAAACGGGCGCGAGCTTTGTCCGCGATTTTGGAATTGATCTGAATGCGCTCACGGCGAAGAAATCTCCCCTTTGCCGGGAGTGCCTGGATTGGAGTGAGCGCCGATCACACCTTGCAGGTAGCCTTGGTCGTGCGCTGCTCACTCAGATGGAAAACCTGAGCTGGGCAAAACGTATTCCAGAAAACCGGATTGTGCGTTTCACGAAGGCAGGACAGACAGAGTTTGACGCTACATTCCAACTTTAG
- a CDS encoding NIPSNAP family protein, translated as MLTCVIRYHIDPTKIEQFEQYARNWGQAIPRCGADLVGYYAPQEGSSTLAYGIYNIPSLAEYEAYRTRLANDPLGKENYEFAQKEKFLLREDRTFLKLASAPHGAQK; from the coding sequence ATGCTGACCTGTGTCATCCGTTATCACATTGATCCAACGAAAATAGAGCAGTTTGAACAATATGCCCGCAACTGGGGCCAAGCTATCCCGCGATGTGGCGCAGATCTGGTTGGGTATTACGCACCGCAAGAAGGGTCGAGCACGCTGGCTTATGGGATCTACAACATCCCATCACTGGCCGAATACGAAGCCTACCGCACACGGTTAGCAAATGATCCACTTGGCAAGGAAAACTATGAATTTGCTCAGAAAGAGAAGTTTCTGCTGCGCGAAGATAGGACGTTTCTTAAATTGGCGTCTGCCCCGCATGGGGCGCAGAAATGA
- a CDS encoding antibiotic biosynthesis monooxygenase yields the protein MIAVIFEVEPAPGQQQRYLDIAAELRPLLDEIDGFISIERFQSLTHKGRILSLSFWRDEEAIAEWRRLEQHRFAQSEGRSGVFQNYRLRVAKVARDYGLSERDQAPADSVRHHTIEGVAK from the coding sequence ATGATCGCCGTCATATTCGAAGTGGAACCAGCACCAGGACAGCAGCAAAGGTATCTTGATATTGCGGCTGAGTTGCGCCCGCTTCTGGACGAAATCGACGGCTTCATCTCTATCGAACGGTTCCAATCCCTAACCCATAAAGGGCGCATTTTGTCACTGTCCTTTTGGCGCGACGAGGAGGCGATTGCCGAGTGGCGAAGGCTGGAACAGCACCGCTTTGCACAATCAGAAGGGCGCTCAGGGGTGTTTCAGAACTATCGACTGCGGGTTGCTAAAGTTGCGCGTGACTACGGCCTTTCAGAGCGCGATCAGGCTCCTGCGGATTCCGTGCGGCATCATACTATTGAGGGGGTGGCGAAATGA